From the genome of Nicotiana sylvestris chromosome 2, ASM39365v2, whole genome shotgun sequence, one region includes:
- the LOC138886209 gene encoding uncharacterized protein, which translates to MIPVDVGEPSARFRHTNEGSNNEAMATALKLLDERREASLVWMAAEKQKITSYYNIRMNLRYFGIRDLILRKVTLNTKNPNEGKLGQNWEGLYCILGIVGKGTYKLGTMEGEQLPSNWNVSMLKRYYC; encoded by the coding sequence ATGATACCAGTGGATGTCGGGGAACCAAGCGCCAGATTCCGGCACACTAACGAGGGATCGAACAACGAAGCTATGGCAACGGCCCTCAAGCTACTCGATGAAAGACGGGAAGCCTCGCTGGTTTGGATGGCTGCCGAGAAGCAGAAAATTACAAGTTACTACAACATAAGAATGAATCTCCGATACTTCGGAATCAGAGACTTGATCCTAAGGAAGGTTACTCTCAACACCaaaaaccctaatgaagggaagctgGGCCAGAATTGGGAAGGGTTGTACTGTATCCTTGGGATAGTTGGCAAAGGAACCTATAAGCTTGGCACCATGGAAGGTGAGCAACTTCCGAGTAATTGGAATGTATCGATGCTTAAGCGGTATTACTGCTAG